One segment of Rhodopirellula baltica SH 1 DNA contains the following:
- a CDS encoding vWA domain-containing protein: MFCFGVPSMFVSPAPVRFALTQRDESRRGGITVLMAFVLPMLALLAAFCINLAQMQLVKTELAIATDAAARAGGRAFSEEQTVEAAKAAARLTAAMNEVAGEPYQLNTDDSANEFEFGVSAQTDGNTGRFYFTKVPTSDVAANLVAVSSVRINGKRTDDSLLGPVPFIFPNTFSIGDFSPVASATAMQVDRDISLVLDRSGSMDWKTYDWPDDADPWGEDSLISAEDAGIVDLEWKYRNGQPQYIRRVSYNRGYDEYDLYDHAWEEVFGLGPAPNTPWEDLVLAVDAFLRVLDQTPQNEQVSIASYNSHGTLDCWLLDDFDSVRAAVAQLAPNGSTGIGNGMNSGKTAFTHENARPYASKTMVVMTDGNHNYGTQPNTVAQQLMSSSNLNIQTVTFGGGADQETMQEVAVTGLGRHYHADSGDELVSAFEEIANNLPTILTN; the protein is encoded by the coding sequence ATGTTTTGTTTTGGAGTTCCATCGATGTTTGTTTCCCCCGCTCCCGTGCGATTTGCATTGACCCAACGCGACGAATCTCGTCGTGGTGGTATCACGGTGCTGATGGCATTCGTATTGCCAATGCTGGCGTTGCTGGCCGCATTCTGTATCAACTTGGCTCAGATGCAGCTGGTCAAAACCGAGCTCGCAATCGCAACCGACGCAGCCGCTCGGGCTGGCGGTCGTGCGTTCAGCGAAGAGCAAACGGTCGAAGCTGCGAAAGCGGCTGCTCGTTTGACGGCTGCCATGAACGAGGTGGCCGGTGAACCTTATCAACTCAACACCGATGACTCCGCCAATGAGTTTGAATTCGGTGTCTCGGCTCAAACCGATGGCAACACTGGTCGGTTCTACTTCACCAAAGTGCCAACATCAGACGTCGCCGCCAATTTGGTGGCCGTCAGTTCTGTTCGGATCAATGGCAAACGAACCGATGATTCGTTGCTCGGGCCAGTTCCATTCATCTTCCCAAACACATTCTCGATCGGTGACTTCAGCCCAGTGGCTTCGGCAACTGCGATGCAAGTCGACCGTGACATCAGCTTAGTCCTCGACCGCAGCGGTTCGATGGACTGGAAGACCTACGATTGGCCAGATGACGCTGATCCTTGGGGCGAAGACAGCTTGATCTCAGCAGAAGACGCTGGCATTGTTGATTTGGAATGGAAGTATCGGAATGGTCAGCCTCAGTACATTCGCCGAGTTTCCTACAACCGCGGCTACGATGAATACGATCTCTACGATCACGCATGGGAAGAAGTCTTCGGACTTGGACCCGCTCCAAACACACCTTGGGAAGACTTGGTGTTGGCGGTTGACGCCTTCCTTCGAGTTCTCGATCAAACGCCTCAGAACGAGCAAGTCTCCATCGCCAGCTACAACAGCCACGGCACATTGGATTGTTGGTTGTTGGATGATTTCGACTCGGTTCGTGCCGCCGTTGCACAGTTGGCCCCCAATGGTTCAACCGGTATTGGTAACGGAATGAACTCGGGCAAAACCGCTTTCACGCATGAAAACGCTCGTCCATACGCTTCGAAAACGATGGTTGTGATGACCGATGGAAATCACAACTACGGAACGCAGCCCAACACTGTTGCTCAACAACTGATGAGCTCGTCCAACTTGAACATCCAAACCGTCACGTTTGGCGGCGGTGCTGATCAGGAAACAATGCAGGAAGTCGCCGTGACCGGATTGGGACGGCACTACCATGCCGATTCGGGTGATGAATTGGTCAGTGCGTTCGAAGAAATTGCCAACAACCTGCCAACGATCCTGACCAACTGA
- a CDS encoding TadE/TadG family type IV pilus assembly protein, whose amino-acid sequence MIRSTKASAGRTPSRPCRVPARRAATRDGATLVEFAIVCNVLLLTIFMCMELARMNMARNLAQDAAYYAARTAIVPGATADEAIAEAETIMESLFASGYDVECTPINDDTEEVTVTVSLSLDDVALFAPMFLGNLELTSSATMQTERYNGFFRVPD is encoded by the coding sequence ATGATCCGATCAACCAAAGCCTCCGCCGGCCGCACACCATCACGGCCATGTCGAGTTCCGGCACGCCGTGCTGCGACACGTGATGGAGCGACGTTGGTGGAATTCGCCATCGTTTGCAACGTGTTGTTGCTGACCATTTTCATGTGCATGGAATTGGCTCGAATGAATATGGCACGCAACTTGGCACAAGACGCCGCCTACTACGCCGCACGAACCGCGATCGTTCCCGGTGCAACTGCGGATGAAGCGATTGCGGAAGCCGAGACCATCATGGAGTCGTTGTTCGCCAGTGGTTACGACGTCGAATGCACACCAATCAATGATGACACCGAGGAAGTCACCGTCACGGTGAGCTTGAGCCTCGACGACGTGGCTTTGTTCGCACCGATGTTCTTGGGCAACCTCGAATTGACGTCGTCGGCCACGATGCAAACCGAACGATACAACGGCTTCTTCCGAGTCCCCGATTGA
- a CDS encoding TadE/TadG family type IV pilus assembly protein, with amino-acid sequence MNPVNHTSKRTRSGFTKAGSARSGGRLNQPRRGTATAEIAFCLPVLLTFTFATVDLCSIFFLKETVAIAAYEGARRGINRGGTDDAVRARVAEILDERGIQYEGNSVSFENSTFSSADTLEHVTIVVTVPAAGNLYAPAGLYNDLQISHRITMRKEFKNQE; translated from the coding sequence ATGAATCCTGTAAACCACACCTCCAAACGCACACGTTCCGGCTTTACCAAAGCTGGCAGTGCGCGATCGGGAGGTCGCCTGAATCAACCTCGTCGCGGAACCGCGACGGCGGAGATCGCGTTTTGCCTGCCCGTGTTGCTGACATTCACATTTGCGACGGTCGATCTTTGCTCGATCTTTTTCTTGAAAGAAACCGTCGCCATCGCGGCCTACGAAGGTGCCCGTCGCGGCATCAATCGTGGCGGCACCGACGATGCCGTGCGAGCTCGCGTGGCAGAGATTTTGGATGAACGAGGAATCCAGTACGAGGGCAACTCGGTGTCGTTTGAGAACAGCACCTTTAGCTCAGCGGACACGTTGGAACACGTCACGATCGTGGTCACCGTGCCCGCCGCGGGCAATTTGTACGCTCCCGCGGGTTTGTACAACGATTTGCAGATTTCGCATCGAATCACGATGCGTAAAGAATTCAAGAATCAAGAGTAG
- a CDS encoding prepilin peptidase, whose amino-acid sequence MLLPTTDGKVRMIDSTFPAPVVDSMAPRLIASQPDFQIAPTHGLLGEITPDWLAGGMAAWLALSTTTQTMVLALLGIIGGAIANHIIPTWCWYPRPISPWVNRERWPLLPKFQTISEGLPARTWMDRIPVIGWLRLRRESEMFGRWFWVRPILIELSLAVTLPLMHHAYLGGQLLPAGVLPATIAACTDWMALLFFLHAVFLVWLVAATFIDFDERTIPDSLTIPGTIFAIVVGTITPFAFLPGTVVSNSVEGIAPTLANHPYGLSPFWSSPNGLFTGLLIWAVWCFALADRRFYLRRGWSKAWAYFWFGLKRNPASRILVAIWLVGSIAIVSVYLSSPIGWMGMMTSLTGLAVGGGTIWIVRLVCGWAVQMEAMGFGDVTLMAMIGAVIGWQGSILTFFLSPIAGLLIVMVVFVINRDPRTPYGPYLCVGTLLVVWFWDDVYNARFRTTLLLMGDVLLWMAIVMPPVLAGMMWITRKIRLRLLPDPE is encoded by the coding sequence GTGCTGCTTCCCACAACCGACGGCAAAGTCCGCATGATTGATTCGACCTTTCCCGCACCTGTCGTTGATTCGATGGCACCGCGACTGATTGCGTCGCAGCCCGATTTTCAGATTGCGCCAACGCATGGCTTGCTAGGAGAGATCACACCTGATTGGTTGGCGGGTGGAATGGCGGCCTGGTTGGCACTTTCGACCACCACGCAAACAATGGTCCTGGCATTGCTCGGAATCATCGGTGGGGCAATCGCCAATCACATCATTCCGACGTGGTGTTGGTACCCACGTCCAATTTCCCCCTGGGTCAATCGCGAACGCTGGCCGTTGCTGCCCAAGTTCCAAACGATCTCGGAAGGACTTCCCGCTCGAACCTGGATGGACCGCATCCCGGTGATTGGTTGGCTGCGTTTACGACGAGAGTCCGAAATGTTTGGTCGCTGGTTCTGGGTTCGGCCGATTCTGATCGAACTGTCACTAGCGGTGACGCTGCCGTTGATGCACCACGCGTATCTAGGCGGTCAGTTGTTACCCGCGGGAGTCTTGCCAGCCACGATTGCCGCGTGCACCGATTGGATGGCTTTGCTGTTCTTTCTGCACGCGGTGTTTTTAGTGTGGTTGGTCGCGGCCACCTTCATCGATTTCGATGAACGCACCATTCCTGACTCGCTGACCATTCCAGGAACGATCTTCGCCATCGTGGTTGGAACAATCACGCCGTTCGCTTTCTTACCCGGCACTGTGGTATCGAACTCCGTGGAAGGGATTGCACCTACCCTGGCCAATCATCCGTATGGTTTGTCTCCGTTTTGGAGCAGCCCCAACGGCCTGTTCACTGGGCTGCTGATCTGGGCGGTGTGGTGCTTTGCTCTGGCTGATCGACGTTTCTACCTCCGTCGCGGATGGTCAAAAGCCTGGGCGTACTTTTGGTTTGGTTTGAAACGTAATCCGGCATCTCGAATCTTGGTCGCGATATGGTTGGTCGGTTCCATCGCAATCGTATCCGTCTATCTGAGCAGCCCGATCGGCTGGATGGGCATGATGACCTCGCTGACGGGATTGGCTGTCGGCGGAGGAACAATCTGGATCGTGCGATTGGTCTGCGGATGGGCAGTCCAAATGGAAGCGATGGGATTTGGGGACGTCACGTTGATGGCCATGATCGGAGCAGTGATCGGCTGGCAAGGCAGCATCCTGACTTTCTTCCTCTCACCGATCGCTGGGTTGCTGATCGTGATGGTGGTCTTTGTCATCAACCGAGATCCACGAACGCCTTACGGTCCGTACTTGTGTGTCGGCACGTTGCTGGTCGTTTGGTTCTGGGACGACGTTTACAACGCTCGATTTCGTACAACGCTGTTGCTGATGGGCGACGTGTTGCTTTGGATGGCCATCGTCATGCCGCCGGTTCTGGCCGGAATGATGTGGATCACTCGAAAGATTCGATTGCGATTGCTTCCCGATCCGGAATGA
- the moaA gene encoding GTP 3',8-cyclase MoaA yields METLTASFFVRIASSIRAGYPTNMTDPIALVDRFGRRHDSLRISITDRCNIRCFYCMPEHDAEFLPRSGVLTFEEIERLAGLLVKRCGVRDIRITGGEPLVRRDCVDLIRMLARIDGLEDLSMTTNGMLLRDHAADLRSAGLKRLNVSLDTLDEATFVKIARRPGVDRVIDGIDAAIEAGFESIKLNALAIRGLSESELVGLVRFSIEKSVTLRFIEFMPLDSDRAWKSKDVLSGDACLKLLSEAFGDVTPTGRENPSAPAETFTLRCDGREGTIGIIRSVTRPFCGDCNRLRLTADGGLRNCLFSQSETPLRDAMRSGCDDDKLIQKIQQCVGEKHAAHGIDSDDFRPPERAMHAIGG; encoded by the coding sequence ATGGAAACGCTCACCGCTTCGTTTTTCGTCCGCATCGCGTCATCGATCCGGGCCGGTTACCCTACCAACATGACCGATCCCATTGCATTGGTCGATCGCTTTGGTCGACGCCACGACAGCCTTCGCATCAGTATCACGGATCGTTGCAACATCCGTTGTTTTTACTGCATGCCTGAACACGATGCGGAATTTCTGCCTCGCAGTGGTGTGTTGACTTTCGAAGAAATCGAACGTTTGGCGGGTTTGCTGGTCAAGCGTTGCGGTGTTCGCGATATCCGAATCACTGGTGGAGAACCTTTGGTACGCCGCGACTGCGTCGACCTGATCCGGATGCTGGCCCGAATCGATGGGTTGGAAGACCTCTCGATGACCACCAACGGGATGCTGCTTCGCGACCACGCGGCTGATTTGCGATCGGCGGGTTTGAAACGGCTCAATGTTTCTCTCGACACGCTTGATGAAGCCACGTTTGTCAAAATTGCTCGCCGTCCCGGTGTCGACCGAGTCATCGACGGAATCGACGCGGCGATCGAGGCGGGTTTTGAATCGATCAAACTCAACGCATTGGCGATACGTGGGCTCAGCGAATCCGAACTGGTTGGCCTAGTCCGTTTCTCGATCGAAAAAAGCGTTACGCTTCGATTCATCGAATTCATGCCACTGGACAGCGACCGGGCTTGGAAGTCCAAAGATGTGCTTTCAGGCGACGCTTGCCTAAAACTGCTTTCCGAAGCGTTTGGAGACGTCACACCGACCGGTCGCGAAAATCCATCGGCTCCCGCGGAAACTTTTACGCTCCGTTGCGACGGTCGAGAAGGCACGATCGGAATCATTCGATCAGTTACCCGTCCATTTTGTGGCGATTGCAACCGTTTGAGATTGACCGCCGATGGTGGGCTGCGAAATTGTTTGTTCTCGCAATCCGAAACGCCGCTTCGCGATGCGATGCGAAGTGGGTGCGACGACGACAAACTGATTCAAAAGATCCAGCAGTGTGTGGGCGAGAAACACGCCGCTCACGGCATTGATTCGGATGATTTCCGCCCTCCCGAACGCGCGATGCATGCCATCGGTGGCTAG
- a CDS encoding stage II sporulation protein M, giving the protein MNIAKLLDKRRSNWGELERLCEAMEVRGRTDKAGPQYKGAAGIVRFATLYRGACADLALADAYQLPPATVTYLHRLVARSHNQLYRAGKFEPTGWFDMIFRVAPREIYGDNCVRVATLVFFGLFALSMYLGYQQTLFPNFANVVVGEAGLQSMEEMYEMELDGSLDHYITMSSFYIMHNTGIGLKCFAYGILIVPCLYILSSNAVTLGTVFGYMAREDVSSRDNFFEFVTAHGPFELTAIALSAAAGLRLGMGLFATGGLSRIDSVRRSAVRAVPVISAAATLFVLAAFTEGFISPSPLAYTFKAAWSVMSSSMISFYFVVLGFPGNREHRSVRRTLETILDDLGPPENSDPNLQADQNGGGSSSVRAA; this is encoded by the coding sequence ATGAACATCGCCAAACTGCTCGACAAACGACGATCGAACTGGGGCGAATTGGAACGTCTTTGCGAGGCGATGGAAGTTCGCGGAAGAACGGACAAAGCGGGGCCACAGTACAAGGGTGCCGCCGGGATCGTTCGTTTTGCAACGCTGTATCGCGGAGCATGTGCGGACTTGGCATTGGCCGACGCGTACCAATTGCCTCCCGCCACGGTGACTTACCTGCACCGACTGGTCGCGCGTTCGCACAACCAGCTTTATCGTGCGGGCAAATTCGAGCCGACCGGTTGGTTCGACATGATCTTTCGTGTCGCCCCACGCGAAATCTACGGCGACAACTGCGTGCGAGTCGCCACGTTGGTGTTCTTTGGTCTGTTCGCTTTGTCGATGTACCTGGGTTACCAACAAACACTCTTTCCCAATTTCGCGAATGTCGTCGTCGGCGAAGCCGGATTGCAATCGATGGAAGAGATGTACGAGATGGAGCTGGACGGAAGTCTGGACCACTACATCACGATGTCCAGCTTCTACATCATGCACAACACCGGCATTGGGCTGAAGTGCTTCGCCTATGGAATCTTGATCGTTCCGTGTCTGTACATATTGTCCAGCAACGCCGTCACACTCGGCACGGTGTTTGGTTACATGGCCCGGGAAGATGTGTCCAGCCGCGACAATTTCTTTGAATTTGTGACCGCTCACGGTCCATTCGAATTGACCGCGATCGCATTGTCCGCCGCCGCCGGGTTGCGTTTAGGCATGGGACTCTTTGCAACCGGTGGACTCAGCCGCATCGACTCCGTCCGCCGATCCGCGGTCAGAGCAGTGCCGGTGATCTCGGCCGCGGCGACATTGTTTGTGCTCGCCGCCTTCACCGAAGGATTCATCTCCCCCAGTCCACTGGCGTATACATTCAAAGCCGCTTGGTCGGTGATGTCGTCCAGCATGATCAGTTTCTACTTCGTCGTTCTCGGCTTCCCGGGCAATCGCGAACATCGATCCGTGCGAAGGACACTCGAGACGATCCTGGATGATCTTGGTCCACCCGAGAATTCCGATCCCAACCTGCAAGCCGACCAGAATGGTGGCGGGAGCTCGAGCGTCCGTGCAGCTTGA
- a CDS encoding DUF4129 domain-containing protein, giving the protein MTDLQIFSQKSSFQDASPAWCSLSLRSTPAHTNWMCIVACVLFSSISLQAMTRQSFADQPAEAKTVASPVTGSIWFDDDAGELIPVEVSDQQTDTDNRDSRWTGVSRNKAKPAPAAPAAGANGGFTIARLIGWLMLAGLLVGIVSLLAWVFANSGFDFTPGNVEQSLLTGEQLDRQTRQRMEHLPEALRDTSVNPRAQAERLMESGQYNEAVIYLYGHQLLLLDRVHWLRLARGKTNSRYVRETKRSQPDAGNRLQQTVSAFERAYFGRHEISKVEFLRLWQTNAVLEQEIQAADSVRKPGAA; this is encoded by the coding sequence ATGACCGATCTCCAGATCTTCTCGCAAAAGAGTTCTTTCCAAGACGCATCGCCCGCTTGGTGTTCACTCAGTCTCCGTTCGACGCCAGCACACACGAATTGGATGTGCATCGTCGCTTGCGTCTTGTTCAGCAGCATCTCACTGCAAGCAATGACCCGCCAAAGTTTCGCGGACCAGCCCGCGGAAGCCAAAACCGTCGCCTCGCCGGTGACAGGATCGATTTGGTTTGACGATGACGCGGGAGAACTCATTCCGGTCGAAGTCTCGGACCAACAGACCGACACCGACAATCGTGACAGTCGCTGGACGGGCGTCTCCCGCAACAAAGCCAAACCGGCACCCGCTGCTCCTGCCGCCGGTGCAAACGGCGGGTTTACAATCGCCCGATTGATTGGCTGGCTCATGCTTGCGGGTTTGCTGGTTGGGATTGTGTCGCTGCTGGCGTGGGTGTTTGCAAACAGCGGCTTTGATTTTACTCCCGGCAACGTCGAGCAATCATTGCTGACCGGCGAACAACTGGACCGCCAAACCCGCCAACGCATGGAACATTTGCCTGAGGCGTTGCGTGATACCAGCGTCAACCCACGTGCCCAGGCCGAACGGTTGATGGAGTCGGGCCAGTACAACGAAGCGGTGATCTACCTCTACGGCCATCAATTGCTGTTGCTCGACCGAGTCCACTGGTTGCGGTTGGCCCGTGGTAAGACGAACAGTCGCTATGTCCGAGAGACAAAGCGGTCTCAACCCGATGCGGGGAACCGATTGCAACAAACGGTGTCTGCTTTTGAACGAGCCTACTTTGGTCGGCACGAAATCTCGAAAGTCGAATTCCTACGCCTTTGGCAAACCAACGCGGTGCTGGAACAAGAGATCCAGGCCGCTGATTCCGTTCGCAAACCGGGGGCAGCATGA